The DNA sequence TCTCGCTTAAATGCACTGTATCACGGCTGACAAGCATAGAGATCGCCTCTTTTTTATTCTTACATGTAAGAATGTTTTTCACTGAATCAAAAAGCATCCTGTGCGCTAAAAACATAGAAGCTGTAAGAGAGGTCAGGATGGTATTTAGAGGCGTGCCAAACCATCCAAAAAAAGAGCAAAGCAGAAGTGAGGCGAGAGTAACGAGAAGTAAAACAAACATAACAAGCAACAAACCGCGCATAACGCTATCTTTGTAAAACCTGCTCTCAAAAATGCCAATAAGCTCACCTATAAAGATTATCGGGTGTTTTATAAATCTGAACTCACCAAAGAGTTTGTCTGTGATGTAGGCAAGAGCGGCAACTAAAATATTGCTCATACCTGATATTCTCCTAAAATCTTCTTTATTTCCCTATCAAAATCAGATTCTATTTTTTGTGTTTTGTTAAACTCATCATACTCTGCAAATGCTTTTAATTCAGCTTCTGTTTTAGAGACTTTACCGCTGTTTTGGAGTACTTGGTATTCGTTAAATTCCAAAAACTTATTTACAGAGTCTGCAAGTTGTTCCATAGTAAGGGCAGTTTTATTTTCTATAAGCCTTTCTATGTAGTCAAAGTAGCCAGATACTGCACGTTCTAGCTTTTTAATTTCCTCTTCGCTGAGATAGTTTTTAGCTACGGTTGTATCTGACTTTAAAACTCTTCCATCCGGTGAGTTTTTAAAGGTTTGTAAGCCCATAAAAGGTTTTGTTTTATCGGCATTTTGGTAAATGATTTCCGCAGCAGTCTGTCCGCTTATGGCAAAGTGAAATTTGTTTTGTATAGTTGCGTAAAAGTTTTTTGTAGTTTCTGATTTAGAGTTATAGTCAATACTGCACTCTGCAAAGATATCGGTAATCTGTTGGTAAATTCTTCTTTCACTTGCACGGATGGAGCGAACACGTTCAAGCAGCTCTTTGAAGTAGTCTTTGCCAAAGTATCTGCCGTTTTTTAGCCTCTCATCATCCATGGCAAAACCTTTGATGATGTACTCTTTTAATACTTTTGTTGCCCAGATTCTAAACTGTGTAGCCTGTGAGGAATTTACACGATAGCCTACAGAGAGGATTGCATCAAGGTTATAATATTCGACCTCCCTTTTGACACTTCTATTCCCTTCTTTTTGAACTGTTTCCAAAATGGAAATAGTTGCCTCTTTGTCTAATTCACCATCTTCATAAATATTGTTTAAATGTTTAGAGATAGCAGGAACATTAACTCCAAAAAGCTCAGCCATTCTTTTTTGTGGCAGCCATACAGTTTCGTTGTTTACAAAAATTTCGACTTTCACTTCACTGTTGGGCGTTGTGTAGAGTAAAAATTCAGTTAGTTCATCTTGTGTTGTAAGTGTTTTGTTTTGATTCATGCAAAATCCTTCAGGCTTTTATCGATATATTTTAGCAAAAAGAAAATCTTTGTATAATTTTTATTGCAATATGCCATTTAAAGCCTCTCTCAGTTTGTTGTGCGAGTAGCTCTCTTTGACCGCAAAACGGAGATAGCTCTCATCCAAAAAGTCAAAACTTCCGCAAGTTCTAACCAAAATTTTGTGTTTTAAAAGATGCGCGAAAATCTCTTTTGCCCTCTTTGATTTTGTAAGAAAAAAATTGGAGTCGCTCTTGTGTATTTTAGTAAAAAGGTTAGACTCTTTTAGTATCTCAAAAAGTTCATTTTTATTTTTTACATGTAGCTTTTTACTTCTGGGCTCAAACTCCCTCTCTTGAAGCCTTTTGGTTAAAAATTCCACATCAAAAGATGAGAGGTTCCACATGGGAGTCAGCAGCTCCTTTACGTTCTCTTTATTGGAGAAAACCGCGCCTATCCTTACCCCCGCACAGCTGTAAAATTTGGAGAAAGATTGTATGATGTAGAGCTTCTCGTAACTCTCTGTTTGGTTTCTCAAAGATTTCAGCCCTTCAAACTCTATGAATGATTCATCCAGGATTATTGTGCAGTTTTGCTTCTTCCAGAGTCTGAAAAGTTTATCCAGATTGTAATATTTTGCATCCGGAGTAGAGGGGTTTACAAAGACAACGATAGAGCCTTTTTGCGGTTTCAGATGTAAGTTTTTAAAACGGTTGATTTTAATGATTTTTTTCTCTTTTGGCACCGCTTTTTCATACTCGCCATAAAGAGGCGCATAGAGATAGACTCTCTTCTCCCTTAGAGTTTTAAAGAGTTCAAAAATGGCAGAAGTTGCACCGTTATAGAGTGCAATGGAGCTCTTTTTTATCTCGTATTTTTTGGCGATTGCTTTTTTTAAATCAAGATAACTGTTATCGGCATATTTGACTAACATCTCGTTAGTGGGTTTTAGTTTTATTTTTGGGTGATAGCTGTTTATGTTTGATGAGAAGTCTATAATCTCCTCATCTGCGCATGAGAGCATTTTTGCGTATTTGTATATGTTTGCACCGTGTTTCATCTGATTAACTCTTTTGCTTTTTGTGTGTTTTTATAGCTGTTGATTCTCTTGAGCGCATAAAATGCAGAGGCTCTCTCAAGCTCTGTTGCGACATTTTTTTTGTTTAGTTTTCGTGGAGCATGTTGATTGTATGTGTTTAAAAAAAGATTTAAAAAATATGGCGTGTGCCTTAGCGACTCAAACCCCACAAGGGTAACCGCAACATCAAAAGCAAAACTTCCGCATGTCGAGTCTATAAAATCAAAAACACCGACTTTTCTACCCTCAAAAACAGTGTTGTCTTTGAAGATGTCTCCGTGGATAAGCCCGTCATTTTTTGGCGCATAGTTTTTTAAAAATTCAAGCTTTTTGTAGTAAGAAAAATAGTTTCTTTTTGCGTAGTTTAGCAGTGAGTTTATCTCATCTTTGTCTATGAGGTTTGATGAACAGCTCTTTTTGTAGGTATGTTTGTGAAATCTTGCCAAAAATCTTGCCAATGCCTGAATATGGAAGCTTTTTACGCTCTTTGGCTGAGAACCTTGGAGTTTTTCGTAGAGGTACCATTCAGAGCTTTTGGCGATGCACAGAGGAACATTTAGCCCTATTGATTTGAGTTCGCCTAAAACTCTTATCTCCTCAACTATCTTGTTTGAGAGCTCTCTTTCGTACTTTTTTAGGATATATTGGTTTTTGGATGTAGAAACTATGTAGGTCGTATCGATAATCCCCGAAGTTGTCGCAACAAGCTCTGTAAACTCGTAAGATGCAAAGAGTCTGTTCAGTTCGCTCAGGGTGATGAGAGTTTTAACGCCCATTTACAAAGAACACTCTCTCATAATCTCTCTGAAATCAAGGTCAAACTTCTTTTGGACATACTCTTTATGGTGCGGTACGGTGCATTTTGAGCAGTTCTGATGTATCTTGTCGCCATAGACTCCCTGCTCGCCGTCTTTTGACTCTATTGCGCAGAAGCTGTATTTGGTTTTGTTATCTACTTTTTCTATGCCCTTGTCGTCAAATCTAAATTTTGGGCAGGCGCAGAGGTAACAGTTCAGCTCCCCCATATCATGGCACTTTTTGTTATCCTTATATAAAGGGCAAAAATCACTCTCCGCTTTCACCATATTTTCAAACTCAAAGTACTCTAGTATCTGCTCTTTTGTGTATCCGCGTGAGACGAGTTTATCGACTATTTTTTTGTGTTTATCTGCATGCTGCTCAAACCACTCGCCGTAACTCATGCTGCCATACCTCTTTTTTTCTTCTCAAGTCTGTCGTACATCGCTAACATGTTATAGTAGTCGTTATGCAGAGTAATATCAATGAAAAACTCCTCTTTTTCAAGGATTCTCACAGCTTTTTCTACCATCTCAGGAGTAAAGATATTAAAAAGCCCCTCTCTGTAATCTTCAAAATCAAGCCCCTCATCACCCATGCGTATAAGCTCGGCAACTACATGTCCAAGTCTCTTCTCACCAAACTCTAAAAGCTCCAGAGCCGCCTCTGTGTTGTCTTGTAGAAGATACAGATGCGCTTTAAACTCCGCCATCGTGAAGTTGTTTTTAAAGATAACGCCTATATATTTTTCCACGTTTAGAGAGTTGTCGAGCCCATCAACCTCGTCTAAAATATCATCTGCATCATACTCGCTAAAATTTAAAACCATATCACGTATGAGTTTGCCGCTGTTTTTGTTGTTATAGGTTAAATCCTCTATCGGATAGACTTCTGAAATGCTCGGAATAAGAAGCTGGCATGAGTAAAATCCAAGGTAGTCATACTCTCTGATGTAGATCTCTTTGTCCATCTCTTTGGCGATGTTTGTTAAAAATTCAAACTCATCCTTAGTGCCATCTCCGTTGTATCTCCACGGCGAAAACTCAAAGCTCTTTTTAGCGCTTAAAAAGCCAAATCCGAGCTTTCCGTTTGAGTCGACAAAGTGGGACTCAAGGTTAAAACTGTCCTCAATTATGCTCATGTCAAAAGTAGGAGTCTCAAAGGTGTCGAGATTTTCCAAAGAGCGTCCCTGCATAAGTTCGGTCATTGTTCTCTCTAGTGAGACTTCCAAGATGGGGTGTGCTCCAAAAGAGACGAAGAGTGTTGAGTTTTTTGGGTTTATCAAAGAGATTGCGGTTACTGGAAAAACTCCGCCAAGCGTTGCGTCGAGAACCTCTACGATGTAGCCGAGCTCTCTGAGTGCCGTAATGTCTTTGTAAACTTTGGAGTGGGATTTTAAAGTCTCATCCGGAAATTTCGGCAGCGCGTAGCCGTTTTTGATAATCTGGATTTTTGCGTAGCGTTCATATATCTCGCTAAGAGCCTGAACCTGCGCTTCTTGTGGAGTGTTTCCAGAAGCAAGACCGTTGCTGAGGTAGAGGTTGCTCAGTATATTTATAGGAAAATAGACGCTCTGCCCGTTTGAGTGTTTTTTGAAGGGCAAAGAGAGAATCTTATCCGTAATGTCGCTGTTGTAATCCACCAAATCTTCACTCCCAAGCTCGCCCTCTGGATCATAAATGCTTAGGAGCTCCTCGTTTAAGTAGTCGCCGCCAAACTCAAACGCCATCTCATCGGGATACTGTTTTTTTTTCGGAAGATAAAAATCTATAAAAAAGTTGTTTGTCTGAAGCCGCTCGATATACTCGCCCAAAGCGCTTGCCATTGAGGCATCCGAGAGAACTCCTTTGCCGTTTGAGTAGATGTGTGAGGGTGCTTCAACTGAGCCAAGGTTTACCGAGTAGCAATTCTCAAGCGGATGTTTCTCCTGTGAGAATGTAGTCTCACATCCGACATCTGCCAGCACGGCTTTCATTTTTGCTATGCTTACTTTGAGTGGAGATTCTTTTGATAATAGGTTCATTTGATGCTCGTATGAGGGTTAATATTTTTGCAAATCATACCCGTTTTCTTCTAAGGAGCAGGTAGATGAAAAACGGTCCGCCCAAAAATGAGGTCACAACGCCTATGGGTATATCTGAGGCTGTGCCGAGATTTCTTGAGATGAGGTCACAAAGCACCAAAAAAATTCCGCCGTAAAAAAAAGTTACATGTAGAAGTTTGTCAGCACTCTTTTTGTAGATGCTCCTCAGTATATGCGGCACTATCAGACCTACAAATCCGATAGGTCCCGTAACGCTTACCGCTACACCGATTGCTATAGATACCGAGATAAGCAGTATGGTGTTTGTTTTTTTAACCTCCACGCCCTTTAAAAAGGCGTTGTCGTAGGAGGTGAGGAGGAGTTTTATCTCTCTTTTATAGTTGAGTGCGAGAAGTAAAAGGGCGATGGATACCGCGACAATAGGCACTACTGTTTTAAAACCGACAACATCAAGCGTTCCCATGGTAAAACGGACTATCTCATAACTCTGCGTCTCATCGCTGATGTAAAAAAGTATCATCAAAGCGGCGCTGTAAAAGAAAGAGAGGGCAATACCTACCAAAAGAAGAGTGGAAGTTTCAAAAGCTTTTAGCCTTGCGGTTATGCTAAATAGTATCACTATAGTCAAAAGCGCGCCGACAAATCCAAACAGAGCCATAAAAGAGGCAAGACCAAATACTATGGCAAAGGCGGTTCCCAAAGTCGCTCCGCTTGCAACGCCCAGCGTAAATGGAGTGCTCATCGGGTTTCTAAAGAGAGATTGAAATATTAGACCGCTAAGAGCCAAAAGCGCTCCCGTAAAAAAGGCGACAACCACCCTTGGAACTCTTAAATCCCAAAAGAGTTTGTACTCCATGGATGAGAGAAGATTTATTTTTGACATCTCAATTTCTATCTGCCCGAAAAAAGGAGCAAAAAGTAGCAAAATAAGTGAGAGGATTATAAATAGATATCTCATAGATTCACCACAAAATAATCATCTATGCGTTTTATGCTTGTGCCGAAAAATTTATCCATATTGCACACTTCAAAAAACCTCTTGTTTGTGTCAAAAAACTCTATTTTCCCATCTAACATGTAGATAATTTTATATCCGAGTTTGTGGGCTAGATTTAAGTCATGCGTTATGATGATTCTGTTTTGAATTTTTTCGCCGGAGAGTATCTTTGCGACTTTGAGACTCTTTTTTGGGTCGAGGTTTGCGGTTGGTTCATCAAAGATGGTAAGTTTTGCATTATGAAGAAGAGATGAGGCAATCATAGCCAACTGCTGCTCACCGCTGCTGAGTGTTATACATGGTTTATGCTGTAGAGCTTTTAGCTCCAAAAGCTCTAAAACATGATCTATCGTGAGTTTTGAGTATAGACTGCTAAGTTCAAGATACTCTCCTAAAGAGAGATACTCATCAAACATCTCAAGTTTTGGCGGTACATAGTTTATAAACTCTGAGCGCTCTTTTGCGCTAAAGTGATGTAGTTTTTTGCCAAAAAGCTCAACCGCCTGCGAGTATGAAATGCCGCACAAAATCTTGGCTAAGGTCGATTTTCCCGCACCGTTTGAGCCTAAAATGGTAAGATTTTCACCCTCATTTAGATGAAAATCTATATCTCTTAAAATGGTGTTGCTAAACTCTGTTATTTTTAACATCTAGTTGCCGCTTTTATAGTTATTTAAAATCTCTCTGAAATCTTGTAAAAAATAGACAAGTCTGTCGCTTGGTATGCCTGAATATGTCTTGTCTATGATGTAGACGGATTTTGTTCTGCCTGCATTTATGGGAAGTTCAAGCCATGGGTTGATAAGCTCATCTCTGCTTAATCCCATCTCTTTCATCGAGTGTGCAAGAAGAATGACAATGTCGGGATTGCAACTGATTATATTTTCCATGTTTA is a window from the Sulfurimonas crateris genome containing:
- a CDS encoding YcaO-like family protein; its protein translation is MNLLSKESPLKVSIAKMKAVLADVGCETTFSQEKHPLENCYSVNLGSVEAPSHIYSNGKGVLSDASMASALGEYIERLQTNNFFIDFYLPKKKQYPDEMAFEFGGDYLNEELLSIYDPEGELGSEDLVDYNSDITDKILSLPFKKHSNGQSVYFPINILSNLYLSNGLASGNTPQEAQVQALSEIYERYAKIQIIKNGYALPKFPDETLKSHSKVYKDITALRELGYIVEVLDATLGGVFPVTAISLINPKNSTLFVSFGAHPILEVSLERTMTELMQGRSLENLDTFETPTFDMSIIEDSFNLESHFVDSNGKLGFGFLSAKKSFEFSPWRYNGDGTKDEFEFLTNIAKEMDKEIYIREYDYLGFYSCQLLIPSISEVYPIEDLTYNNKNSGKLIRDMVLNFSEYDADDILDEVDGLDNSLNVEKYIGVIFKNNFTMAEFKAHLYLLQDNTEAALELLEFGEKRLGHVVAELIRMGDEGLDFEDYREGLFNIFTPEMVEKAVRILEKEEFFIDITLHNDYYNMLAMYDRLEKKKRGMAA
- a CDS encoding phosphotransferase, with the protein product MGVKTLITLSELNRLFASYEFTELVATTSGIIDTTYIVSTSKNQYILKKYERELSNKIVEEIRVLGELKSIGLNVPLCIAKSSEWYLYEKLQGSQPKSVKSFHIQALARFLARFHKHTYKKSCSSNLIDKDEINSLLNYAKRNYFSYYKKLEFLKNYAPKNDGLIHGDIFKDNTVFEGRKVGVFDFIDSTCGSFAFDVAVTLVGFESLRHTPYFLNLFLNTYNQHAPRKLNKKNVATELERASAFYALKRINSYKNTQKAKELIR
- a CDS encoding FecCD family ABC transporter permease; translated protein: MRYLFIILSLILLLFAPFFGQIEIEMSKINLLSSMEYKLFWDLRVPRVVVAFFTGALLALSGLIFQSLFRNPMSTPFTLGVASGATLGTAFAIVFGLASFMALFGFVGALLTIVILFSITARLKAFETSTLLLVGIALSFFYSAALMILFYISDETQSYEIVRFTMGTLDVVGFKTVVPIVAVSIALLLLALNYKREIKLLLTSYDNAFLKGVEVKKTNTILLISVSIAIGVAVSVTGPIGFVGLIVPHILRSIYKKSADKLLHVTFFYGGIFLVLCDLISRNLGTASDIPIGVVTSFLGGPFFIYLLLRRKRV
- a CDS encoding virulence RhuM family protein, whose protein sequence is MNQNKTLTTQDELTEFLLYTTPNSEVKVEIFVNNETVWLPQKRMAELFGVNVPAISKHLNNIYEDGELDKEATISILETVQKEGNRSVKREVEYYNLDAILSVGYRVNSSQATQFRIWATKVLKEYIIKGFAMDDERLKNGRYFGKDYFKELLERVRSIRASERRIYQQITDIFAECSIDYNSKSETTKNFYATIQNKFHFAISGQTAAEIIYQNADKTKPFMGLQTFKNSPDGRVLKSDTTVAKNYLSEEEIKKLERAVSGYFDYIERLIENKTALTMEQLADSVNKFLEFNEYQVLQNSGKVSKTEAELKAFAEYDEFNKTQKIESDFDREIKKILGEYQV
- a CDS encoding aminotransferase class I/II-fold pyridoxal phosphate-dependent enzyme, which codes for MKHGANIYKYAKMLSCADEEIIDFSSNINSYHPKIKLKPTNEMLVKYADNSYLDLKKAIAKKYEIKKSSIALYNGATSAIFELFKTLREKRVYLYAPLYGEYEKAVPKEKKIIKINRFKNLHLKPQKGSIVVFVNPSTPDAKYYNLDKLFRLWKKQNCTIILDESFIEFEGLKSLRNQTESYEKLYIIQSFSKFYSCAGVRIGAVFSNKENVKELLTPMWNLSSFDVEFLTKRLQEREFEPRSKKLHVKNKNELFEILKESNLFTKIHKSDSNFFLTKSKRAKEIFAHLLKHKILVRTCGSFDFLDESYLRFAVKESYSHNKLREALNGILQ
- a CDS encoding ABC transporter ATP-binding protein: MLKITEFSNTILRDIDFHLNEGENLTILGSNGAGKSTLAKILCGISYSQAVELFGKKLHHFSAKERSEFINYVPPKLEMFDEYLSLGEYLELSSLYSKLTIDHVLELLELKALQHKPCITLSSGEQQLAMIASSLLHNAKLTIFDEPTANLDPKKSLKVAKILSGEKIQNRIIITHDLNLAHKLGYKIIYMLDGKIEFFDTNKRFFEVCNMDKFFGTSIKRIDDYFVVNL